The Caulifigura coniformis genome includes a region encoding these proteins:
- a CDS encoding HD domain-containing protein, whose product MPRDFTTESLSHDPVHGYIPFTARSGLPAGEVSEQEIIDHPWVQRMRHIHQLQTAWWVFPSAEHMRFQHILGVMHLGSRAIEAWYDSLAATCPNLPSRALVESLVRLAGLLHDVGHGPFGHFFDDHYLDQFGVTHEDVGAAIIQNELGDLLRRVRRNPNGKLQPLEEIDPQQIAFLIRRPRGQQDEGHPTWLRKLRSLFSGIYTVDNMDFVLRDAYMTGINTKAFDINRLLHYSFFTESGLTIHVRGLPTLIHFVETRANLFRTVYFHRTVRALDLSLEELFPQTMPHLFEGNPIDNLNRYRLFTESSFLVDVQRWGDSSDPTLRELGQKWRAILSREVSWKMAVERTVNFHTAGAERMSIFSAPDLVLQRVRERLPKAVCNMPLRIDVARHYHRPSGRLPAGGQNYLFDPAAGVPQELSDDELFKALPLSFLVFRIYSQDHQHDALLHGALASVLGAATDARTNM is encoded by the coding sequence ATGCCCCGCGATTTCACCACGGAAAGCCTTTCTCACGACCCGGTCCATGGGTACATCCCTTTTACGGCGCGGAGCGGGTTGCCGGCCGGGGAGGTTTCCGAGCAGGAAATCATCGATCATCCGTGGGTTCAGCGGATGCGGCATATCCACCAGCTGCAGACGGCGTGGTGGGTGTTTCCGTCGGCCGAGCATATGCGGTTCCAGCATATCCTGGGGGTGATGCATCTGGGGTCGCGGGCGATCGAGGCGTGGTACGACTCGCTGGCGGCGACATGTCCGAACCTGCCGTCGCGGGCGCTGGTGGAAAGCCTGGTGCGGCTGGCGGGGCTCCTGCACGACGTGGGGCATGGCCCGTTCGGGCACTTCTTCGACGATCACTACCTCGACCAGTTCGGGGTGACGCACGAAGACGTCGGCGCGGCGATCATCCAGAACGAACTGGGAGACCTGCTTCGTCGCGTCCGGCGGAATCCGAACGGGAAACTGCAGCCGCTGGAGGAGATCGACCCGCAGCAGATTGCCTTCCTGATCCGGCGGCCCCGGGGGCAGCAGGATGAAGGCCATCCGACGTGGCTGAGGAAGCTGCGGTCGCTGTTCAGCGGGATCTACACCGTCGACAACATGGATTTCGTTCTTCGGGATGCCTACATGACCGGCATCAATACGAAGGCGTTCGACATTAACCGGCTGCTGCACTACAGCTTCTTCACCGAGAGCGGGCTGACCATTCATGTTCGCGGGCTGCCGACGCTGATTCACTTTGTCGAGACGCGGGCGAATCTGTTCCGGACCGTGTACTTCCACCGGACGGTCCGGGCGCTGGACCTCTCGCTGGAGGAACTGTTCCCGCAGACGATGCCCCACCTGTTCGAGGGGAATCCGATCGACAACCTGAACCGCTACCGGCTGTTCACGGAATCGTCGTTCCTGGTGGACGTGCAGCGGTGGGGCGATTCGTCCGACCCGACGCTCCGGGAACTGGGGCAGAAATGGCGGGCGATCCTGTCGCGGGAAGTGAGCTGGAAGATGGCCGTCGAGCGGACGGTGAACTTCCACACGGCCGGGGCGGAGCGGATGTCGATTTTCTCGGCTCCGGACCTGGTGTTACAGCGGGTGCGGGAACGTCTGCCAAAAGCGGTCTGCAATATGCCGTTGCGGATCGACGTGGCGCGTCATTACCACCGGCCGAGCGGGCGTTTGCCGGCGGGTGGCCAGAACTATTTGTTTGATCCGGCCGCGGGCGTTCCCCAGGAGTTGAGTGACGACGAGCTTTTCAAAGCCTTGCCGTTGAGCTTTCTCGTGTTCCGGATTTACTCGCAGGACCACCAGCACGATGCCCTGCTGCATGGTGCATTGGCGTCGGTGCTGGGGGCGGCTACCGATGCGCGCACGAACATGTGA
- a CDS encoding type II toxin-antitoxin system RelE/ParE family toxin, whose translation MIEVNQYVRENGSCPFAAWFDSLDAQVAAKVRVALIRMEQGNLGDSKPVGEGVWERRLHFAGGYRVYYGRDGAELVVLFVGGTKRRQQSDIAFARELWTEYRRRKKGG comes from the coding sequence ATGATCGAAGTCAACCAATACGTTCGTGAGAACGGTAGTTGCCCGTTCGCCGCCTGGTTCGACTCGCTCGATGCACAGGTGGCCGCGAAGGTGCGAGTGGCGCTGATCCGGATGGAGCAGGGAAACCTGGGGGACTCGAAGCCGGTGGGTGAAGGAGTCTGGGAGAGGCGGCTGCATTTCGCCGGCGGATACCGCGTCTACTACGGCCGCGATGGAGCAGAGCTGGTCGTCCTGTTCGTCGGTGGAACGAAGCGCCGCCAGCAGAGTGACATTGCATTCGCCAGAGAGCTTTGGACGGAATACCGGCGACGCAAGAAAGGTGGATGA
- a CDS encoding transcriptional regulator, producing the protein MALTRSFKETVKSRAQRDRKFRVAMLQEATEAFLRGETDVGKTLLRDYVNSTVGFEELGDAVEKSPKSLMRMLSATGNPQAESLFAVIAHLQREEGVQVRVLLQRVS; encoded by the coding sequence GTGGCACTCACTCGCAGCTTCAAGGAAACCGTGAAGTCGCGTGCGCAGCGGGACCGGAAGTTCCGTGTCGCCATGCTTCAGGAAGCGACCGAGGCCTTTCTCCGCGGTGAGACAGACGTCGGAAAGACTCTGTTGCGCGACTACGTCAACTCCACGGTTGGATTTGAGGAACTGGGGGACGCCGTCGAAAAATCACCCAAGAGCCTGATGCGAATGCTCAGCGCGACGGGGAACCCGCAAGCAGAAAGTCTGTTCGCGGTGATCGCCCATCTCCAGCGCGAGGAGGGAGTCCAGGTGCGAGTGCTCTTGCAGCGCGTCTCGTGA